The following coding sequences are from one bacterium SCSIO 12741 window:
- a CDS encoding branched-chain amino acid aminotransferase yields MLNDIKEIRIEKTNQTRIGEFDENNLKFGREFTDHMFVADYHDGEWQDARIIPYQNLSLSPATSFIHYGQSIFEGLKAHKSENGEILVFRPDANWKRMNESAHRMCMAQLPRELFMDSIIKLLQLDSAWMPSAKGTSMYIRPFMFATEPFLGVKPSPSYRFMVILSPSGSYYSEPVRVKIEKHYARAMEGGVGSAKTSGNYAASLYPALQGMKEGYDQLIWTDAKDHERIEEAGTMNIMFVVDGKVITPKPSTSILDGITRQSVVQIARDWGYEVEQRTIYVKEILEAIQNGTLTEAFGVGTAATIAPIKTIGIDGVDYDLNPVDNRPFSQKMGAYLSDYKHGKVDDEYHWLVRV; encoded by the coding sequence ATGTTGAACGATATAAAAGAGATCCGAATTGAAAAAACCAACCAAACTCGTATCGGAGAATTTGATGAAAACAATCTGAAATTTGGACGAGAGTTTACCGATCATATGTTCGTTGCCGATTACCACGATGGTGAATGGCAGGACGCTCGAATCATACCTTACCAAAACCTAAGTTTAAGCCCAGCTACCTCATTTATCCATTACGGACAATCCATTTTTGAAGGCCTTAAGGCTCATAAATCCGAGAATGGAGAAATTCTGGTTTTTCGCCCAGATGCGAACTGGAAAAGAATGAACGAATCCGCACATCGCATGTGCATGGCTCAACTACCACGTGAGTTGTTTATGGATTCCATCATCAAGTTATTGCAATTGGATAGCGCCTGGATGCCTTCAGCTAAAGGGACATCGATGTATATCCGTCCATTTATGTTTGCTACCGAACCCTTTCTTGGGGTTAAGCCTTCTCCTTCTTACCGTTTTATGGTGATTCTCTCTCCTTCTGGTTCCTACTACTCAGAGCCTGTTCGGGTAAAAATTGAGAAGCACTATGCACGTGCTATGGAAGGTGGTGTTGGTAGTGCCAAAACCTCTGGAAATTACGCAGCTTCCCTCTACCCTGCTCTACAAGGCATGAAAGAAGGTTACGATCAACTGATCTGGACCGACGCCAAGGATCATGAGCGTATTGAAGAGGCTGGAACGATGAACATCATGTTTGTTGTAGATGGCAAGGTAATCACACCTAAGCCCTCCACTTCTATCCTGGATGGAATTACCCGTCAAAGTGTGGTTCAAATTGCCCGTGACTGGGGATATGAAGTAGAACAACGCACCATTTACGTTAAGGAAATCTTAGAGGCCATTCAAAATGGAACCCTAACGGAAGCCTTTGGTGTAGGTACGGCTGCCACGATTGCCCCTATCAAAACCATAGGAATCGATGGTGTGGATTATGATCTTAATCCGGTAGACAACCGTCCTTTCTCTCAAAAAATGGGCGCTTACCTATCTGACTATAAGCACGGCAAAGTGGACGATGAG